Proteins from a genomic interval of Melospiza georgiana isolate bMelGeo1 chromosome 20, bMelGeo1.pri, whole genome shotgun sequence:
- the PBX3 gene encoding pre-B-cell leukemia transcription factor 3 isoform X2 has product MKPALFSVLCEIKEKTGLSIRGAQEEDPPDPQLMRLDNMLLAEGVSGPEKGGGSAAAAAAAAASGGSSDNSIEHSDYRAKLTQIRQIYHTELEKYEQACNEFTTHVMNLLREQSRTRPISPKEIERMVGIIHRKFSSIQMQLKQSTCEAVMILRSRFLDARRKRRNFSKQATEILNEYFYSHLSNPYPSEEAKEELAKKCSITVSQVSNWFGNKRIRYKKNIGKFQEEANLYAAKTAVTAAHAVAAAVQNNQTNSPTTPNSGSSGSFNLPNSGDMFMNMQSLNGDSYQGSQVGANVQSQVDTLRHVINQTGGYNDGLGGNSLYSPHNLNANGGWQDATTPSSVTSPTEGPGSVHSDTSN; this is encoded by the exons GTTTGAGCATCCGAGGAGCCCAGGAGGAGGACCCTCCCGATCCTCAGCTAATGAGACTAGACAATATGCTTCTGGCAGAAGGAGTCTCAGGTCCGGAGAAAGGTGGGGGATCGgcggcagcagctgcagccgcAGCAGCCTCTGGAGGGTCTTCAGATAACTCTATTGAGCACTCAGATTACAGAGCCAAATTGACCCAGATCAGACAAATCTAtcacacagagctggagaaatATGAACAG GCATGTAATGAATTTACCACTCATGTCATGAACCTCCTCAGAGAACAGAGCCGGACACGTCCCATTTCTCCCAAGGAGATTGAAAGGATGGTGGGCATCATTCATCGAAAATTCAGCTCCATCCAGATGCAGCTCAAACAGAGCACTTGTGAAGCAGTAATGATTTTAAGATCAAGGTTCCTTGATGCCAG ACGGAAAAGGCGCAACTTCAGTAAACAAGCCACAGAAATCTTGAATGAGTATTTTTACTCCCACCTCAGTAACCCCTACCCCAGTGAAGAAGCCAAAGAAGAGCTGGCAAAGAAGTGCAGCATCACGGTATCACAG GTGTCCAACTGGTTTGGCAATAAGAGAATCAGGTACAAGAAGAACATTGGGAAGTTCCAGGAGGAAGCCAATCTCTACGCGGCAAAGACGGCCGTGACTGCAGCGCACGCCGTGGCCGCGGCTGTCCAGAACAACCAGACCAACTCCCCCACCACACCAAATTCTG GTTCTTCTGGTTCTTTTAACCTCCCAAATTCTGGGGACATGTTCATGAACATGCAGAGTCTGAATGGGGATTCTTACCAGGGGTCCCAAGTCGGAGCCAATGTGCAGTCACAG GTGGATACCCTGCGTCATGTTATCAATCAGACGGGAGGATACAATGATGGCTTGGGAGGAAATTCACTGTACAGTCCACATAATTTAAAT GCTAATGGAGGCTGGCAGGACGCAACCACTCCATCTTCTGTGACTTCCCCTACAGAAGGGCCGGGAAGTGTGCACTCGGATACCTCTAACTAA